In one Agathobacter rectalis ATCC 33656 genomic region, the following are encoded:
- a CDS encoding DUF4315 family protein, translating to MDSGDGKEKGGITAARKGEEMKSLEKATADYEKAKEKMEASKARYEADLKRFKAAEIAKTEAENLEIVRIIRAMDMSIPELEAFKKKMKNELPGRVEIQKEEIKADDESGKNETEEENKY from the coding sequence ATGGATTCGGGCGATGGTAAGGAAAAGGGCGGTATAACAGCCGCCCGGAAAGGAGAAGAGATGAAAAGTCTTGAAAAAGCAACGGCAGATTATGAGAAAGCCAAGGAAAAAATGGAAGCATCTAAAGCCAGATATGAAGCAGATTTAAAGCGGTTCAAGGCTGCGGAGATTGCAAAAACAGAAGCAGAAAATCTGGAAATTGTAAGAATTATCCGTGCAATGGATATGAGTATTCCGGAATTGGAAGCTTTTAAAAAGAAAATGAAAAATGAGTTGCCCGGCAGGGTAGAAATACAGAAGGAGGAAATAAAAGCCGATGATGAATCTGGAAAAAATGAAACAGAAGAAGAGAACAAATACTAA
- a CDS encoding DNA topoisomerase 3, whose translation MKLVIAEKPSVAMALASVIGARTRKDGYVEGNGYLVSWCVGHLVGLCDASEYDEKYKKWRYEDLPIVPECWKHRVLEGTKKQFGILKKLMRDSKVDEVICATDAGREGELIFRLVYEQAGCKKPMKRLWISSMEEQAIKDGFASLKDGSCYDSLYQSALCRAKADWLVGINASRLFSVLYNQNLKVGRVQTPTLAMIVDRNQKIKEFTKEKYYMAHIKFDEMDAVTEHFQKKEDADRVAADCMERMCEVEKDDVKEKTVRPPKLYDLTTLQREANRMFGYTAQQTLDAVQEMYEQKLVTYPRTDSQYLTDEMGESTETLIQMLLGKMPYAEGLEYHPDVSKVLNSKKVSDHHAIIPTMEVAKADIGELKERNRKILYLISARVLTATADPYIYESHKCQITCNYHTFYLTAKKTKQEGFKAIENKLKQFFGVKIEKEEPELDIWAGKHYGPCDSLVSEHFTQPPKQYTEDTLLSAMERAGNEELTEDTEKKGLGTPATRAAIIEKLIQSGFVKREKKNLVPTDDGNVLITVLPDEIKSPKMTAEWEMALNHIAQNTETADEFLNGITELMQELVARYQGISEEKKNQFQGKAKGEVIGKCPRCGADVQEGKVNFYCSDRNCTFTLWKNDKFLASQGKKMDKTAAKKFLSKGKIHYKDLVSRKTGRQYEATVEMVDPGEGNVQFNLIFPQR comes from the coding sequence ATGAAATTAGTGATTGCAGAAAAGCCATCGGTTGCGATGGCACTGGCTTCCGTGATTGGAGCCAGAACAAGAAAAGATGGCTACGTGGAAGGAAACGGTTATCTCGTTTCCTGGTGCGTAGGACATCTGGTTGGATTATGTGATGCATCAGAATACGATGAAAAATATAAAAAATGGAGATATGAAGATCTGCCGATTGTGCCGGAATGTTGGAAACACAGGGTATTGGAAGGCACGAAAAAGCAGTTTGGAATCTTGAAAAAACTGATGCGAGATTCCAAAGTAGATGAAGTAATCTGTGCTACAGATGCCGGGCGGGAAGGAGAACTAATCTTCCGTCTGGTGTATGAGCAGGCAGGATGCAAAAAGCCGATGAAGCGGCTCTGGATCTCTTCCATGGAGGAACAGGCAATTAAAGATGGATTTGCGTCATTAAAAGACGGTTCGTGTTATGACAGTCTCTATCAGTCAGCACTTTGCAGGGCAAAGGCAGACTGGCTGGTGGGAATCAATGCGAGCCGTCTTTTTTCCGTTCTGTATAACCAGAATCTGAAAGTTGGAAGAGTACAGACACCAACACTTGCCATGATCGTGGATCGAAATCAGAAGATCAAGGAATTTACCAAAGAAAAATATTATATGGCTCATATCAAGTTTGACGAGATGGATGCGGTCACAGAGCATTTTCAGAAAAAAGAAGATGCAGATAGAGTGGCTGCGGACTGTATGGAGCGTATGTGCGAAGTGGAAAAGGATGATGTGAAAGAAAAAACGGTCCGTCCTCCGAAGCTCTATGATTTGACCACTCTGCAGAGGGAAGCAAACAGAATGTTTGGTTATACCGCACAGCAGACATTGGATGCCGTGCAGGAGATGTATGAGCAGAAGCTGGTCACTTATCCGAGAACAGACAGCCAGTATCTGACAGATGAGATGGGAGAAAGCACTGAAACACTGATTCAGATGTTACTTGGGAAAATGCCTTATGCTGAAGGTCTGGAATATCACCCAGACGTGAGTAAGGTATTAAATTCAAAGAAAGTATCCGATCACCATGCGATTATCCCAACCATGGAAGTAGCCAAAGCAGATATTGGTGAACTGAAAGAACGAAACCGCAAGATTTTGTATCTGATCAGTGCCAGGGTTCTGACAGCAACTGCAGATCCTTATATTTATGAAAGCCATAAATGCCAGATCACCTGCAATTATCATACGTTTTATCTCACAGCAAAGAAAACAAAGCAGGAAGGATTCAAGGCGATCGAAAATAAATTGAAACAGTTCTTTGGCGTAAAGATTGAGAAAGAAGAGCCGGAGCTGGATATCTGGGCAGGCAAGCATTATGGTCCCTGTGATTCTTTGGTATCGGAGCATTTCACACAGCCACCGAAACAGTACACAGAAGATACCCTGCTTTCTGCGATGGAACGTGCAGGGAATGAAGAACTGACCGAAGATACAGAAAAGAAAGGACTTGGTACTCCGGCAACAAGGGCAGCAATCATTGAAAAACTGATTCAGTCTGGTTTTGTGAAAAGGGAAAAGAAAAATCTGGTGCCGACAGATGATGGTAATGTATTGATTACAGTTCTGCCAGATGAGATTAAATCTCCGAAGATGACCGCAGAGTGGGAAATGGCATTGAATCACATTGCCCAGAATACAGAGACAGCAGATGAATTCCTAAATGGGATTACAGAACTGATGCAGGAACTGGTTGCCAGGTATCAGGGAATTTCAGAAGAAAAGAAAAATCAGTTTCAGGGAAAGGCAAAAGGAGAAGTCATTGGCAAATGTCCCCGATGTGGAGCAGATGTCCAGGAAGGGAAAGTAAACTTTTACTGTTCTGACCGGAACTGTACTTTTACCTTATGGAAGAATGATAAATTCCTTGCGAGTCAGGGAAAAAAGATGGATAAGACGGCAGCAAAGAAGTTCCTGTCTAAAGGAAAAATCCATTATAAGGATCTGGTATCAAGAAAAACAGGGAGACAGTACGAAGCAACTGTGGAGATGGTTGATCCCGGAGAGGGAAATGTACAGTTCAATCTGATTTTTCCACAACGATAA
- a CDS encoding CD1107 family mobile element protein translates to MMNLEKMKQKKRTNTKSRVKKSLLAATTFLCLTTPLLQTQTAYAAENTTPAITIEKPDGWKQGETTIAVTVDASHMPEGFSIAKIEAKAGKDGSWQDVTGSGSITITGNQTVYVRVTDGDGKVYEQNRSIKCYDTEKPTLSASLTDGVLTIQGNDTVSGITAVTVNGTTYTDLKDGMLRVQLTQKDFTTKQIEITVTDGAGNTSEKYVLQNPYYEWAKKQAEKQKTSSDSNGAMATTTSADATGTEKTTTSPLPQDAQASEPTDAKGTVDDRTVTGIEEQLNKEGETADSVTKTATEGTKEFYTISTKSGKIFYLIIDNSKSQDNVYFLTEVSEKDLMNFTLSDSVTLPEVDTVYAEPEKQAEEEKPETTETAEKDKVEDEIQMPEDKSPFGTYLLIALVAVGAAAGGYYFKVYKPKHEYDDEDEMEEDEDESEDSESEKREVDDADEQEESIEPEILRDEDFDDAVLEDEEEEQE, encoded by the coding sequence ATGATGAATCTGGAAAAAATGAAACAGAAGAAGAGAACAAATACTAAAAGCAGGGTAAAAAAGAGTCTGCTTGCAGCAACGACATTTCTTTGCCTGACAACACCTTTGCTCCAGACACAGACTGCTTATGCAGCTGAGAATACCACGCCTGCAATCACGATTGAGAAACCGGATGGATGGAAACAGGGAGAAACAACCATTGCTGTTACGGTAGATGCCAGCCATATGCCGGAAGGTTTCTCAATAGCAAAGATTGAAGCAAAAGCAGGAAAAGATGGAAGCTGGCAGGATGTAACTGGAAGCGGAAGTATCACGATCACAGGAAATCAGACAGTGTATGTGCGTGTGACAGATGGTGATGGAAAGGTGTATGAGCAGAATCGTTCTATTAAGTGTTATGACACGGAAAAGCCGACACTCTCTGCTTCCCTGACAGATGGTGTGCTGACGATTCAGGGGAATGATACAGTATCCGGGATTACTGCAGTAACAGTTAATGGCACCACTTATACAGATCTGAAGGATGGAATGCTGAGAGTGCAACTGACACAGAAAGATTTTACTACAAAACAGATTGAGATTACGGTAACAGACGGTGCCGGAAATACTTCTGAAAAGTATGTGTTGCAGAATCCTTATTATGAATGGGCAAAGAAGCAGGCAGAGAAACAGAAAACCTCCAGTGACAGCAATGGTGCAATGGCAACTACGACCAGTGCAGATGCAACGGGAACTGAAAAAACAACGACTTCTCCGCTTCCGCAGGATGCACAAGCTTCTGAGCCAACAGATGCAAAAGGAACTGTGGATGATCGGACAGTGACAGGTATTGAGGAACAGCTTAATAAAGAAGGCGAGACAGCAGATTCTGTTACTAAAACAGCTACGGAAGGCACAAAAGAGTTTTATACCATTTCAACTAAGAGTGGTAAGATTTTTTATCTGATCATCGACAATTCAAAATCTCAGGATAATGTGTATTTCCTTACAGAAGTCAGCGAGAAAGATCTGATGAACTTCACACTTTCTGATTCCGTGACACTTCCGGAAGTAGATACTGTTTATGCAGAACCAGAGAAACAGGCTGAAGAAGAAAAGCCGGAAACAACTGAGACAGCTGAGAAAGATAAGGTAGAGGATGAAATCCAGATGCCAGAAGATAAAAGTCCATTTGGAACGTATCTTCTGATTGCACTGGTTGCAGTAGGAGCTGCGGCAGGAGGATATTACTTCAAAGTCTATAAACCAAAGCATGAATATGATGACGAGGATGAGATGGAAGAGGATGAAGATGAATCCGAAGATTCAGAATCTGAAAAGCGGGAAGTAGACGATGCAGATGAGCAGGAAGAAAGTATAGAACCAGAAATCCTGAGAGACGAGGATTTTGATGATGCTGTGCTGGAAGATGAAGAAGAGGAGCAGGAGTAA
- a CDS encoding SpaA isopeptide-forming pilin-related protein has translation MKKKGNFRKVVSGLLAGMTMLSTVLSPMTAYAAEIQPEEKPPLYEEVKDLLDEDEVVTAKDYEIETGSVFNVKSDYTGLEIKDDNKVKVTFEEAKNDKNEDFTTDHADTYKAVYYVEPVNQEHPKYQISRKLIVREKETEVQTETAGSEAVTESETAGSEQQTEETENSEADSELLPTEEVTESEIEEFDSQASELLPDMEEDTENTTDSETGLTVSDAMEQAEEEGIDLYAMEAGETVTFMAKTSARSVQKVSVTRGTLYRYADYGYGSYLTYQYTVQFGNVSATAYCVQPSKPGPGTGNYTISKVGDGKTLAKVCYYGTKAAGDEGFFTEENGYGNLSAGAKFILVHLAASYANGSGDAFSGANSTAKNLAMKLYNYCVSQPEIPDVAMSFSDGDVKAYVDGNSQRTKDITFKADKLQTITMKLPSGVKLHNLSTGTTSKAGASVEICGGTKFYLSAPLTQVSDVAQSWSSTMKGSITKDYSAYKITTGSDTQDLALVFGEGVTDEKYIDFKVSWIEQATIEIVKKDDTADVNLAGAVFGVYSDEACTKLITQMPATDKNGKSSVTIIKTQDTVYLKEITAPQGYVVNATATNVKLVASKTSAVTVENKEQLAELTIYKEGQVLIGAEVSESGTVFQYENRRQKNAVYNVYAGADIVTAYGTKVYSKGDLVKENLTTGENGSVTLKNLHLGTYVVKEAKAPDNFYNGSEEKPVTLTYAGQNKEVVFADVTFNNERQKADVSVVKQDKDIKKPLNGGIFALYASDDIRNADGTVVVKKGTLIEKATTGADGNAKFTADLPIGYSYFVKEDQAPEGYVRNTEDVYTFKFSYTNDKEATVSFAHTFSNDRVTAKINLFKVDKETGKAVPQGDATLKGAVYGLYAREDIVHPDGATGTIYKAGEQVASLTTDDKGQASVNGLYLGKYYIKEITPPTGYLADTEEHDLTCSYEGDMTSEVKRECTSSEQVIKQPFQIIKAANNGKTDADLLSGAGFTVYLKSSLTKKADGSYDFDSAKPVVSGENGATEIFTDEKGYACSIPLPFGSYIVRETTTPHNYKPVDDFEVNITEHHPNEPQIWRVLLDEEFKAKLKIVKKDDETKKSVLIAGTEFKVYDLDNKKYVEQVTTYPVTTTHKSYFTDSQGYLIMPKNLKIGHYRIEEVNAPEGYTINKNYVEIAVDANTAYQMDSESGDAIITVDYENHPVKGKLTIYKKGEMLTGFKKDFVYEERYLKGAEFNVYAAENIYTPDYQKDENGNRQLIYAKDALVTTVKTGENGKAVAENLPLGSYYVVEKTAPEGFVLNHDRSEVAFVYANQDTPVIEQEVTVGDDRQKVTIQVEKQDAENGATVAGAVFGIFNKADIKADGKVIVKADTLLQEMTSDNDGLAACTLDLPLGQYYVKELKAPAGFVSSDEVLNLDASYQGQDVKTVKLKTVKKNQLTTVEITKSDVTTGVELDGAKLTVLDKEGNVVDQWTSVKDQPHVIKRLTVGEEYTLREEMAPYGYLKATDVKFTLEDTAEIQKVEMKDEVPTGLLIINKNGEFLDKVTLLDHVKGTVEHLFEYVTGSLTDVTFDVFAAEDIKAADGVSEDYFKTDEKVGTITTDSNGIAQMGDLPAGKYYVKEVKTAHGYVLDKEPRYVDLSYRDQDTPVITYDEKWQNARQKVKVTVLKKEKDTERVLAGGVFGLYTSENIKNAKGEVLLEKDSLIEQRVTDEKGQITFTADLPVDGKYYVKEIFAPDGFITTDEVQEFTFEYAGEDQAEVSYDFIFENQPTTVELTKTDLTTGKELPGAHLKVTDSDGNTVDEWTSTEESHVIKELVVGKEYTMTETKPADGYVTAESITFTVENTAEVQKHEMKDDVTKVQISKTDITGETEIPGAKLTVLDKDDQVVESWTSTEEAHYIEKLPIGKYTLREEQAPKGYLLTSDVTFEVKDTGEIQKVAMKDDTAKGKVILNKADKSSGEPLKGVEFELRDSKGKVLETLKTDAAGHAESKLYEIATFKNGKYDTAIKYYLVETKTLDGYTLDQTKHEVTFAYADDSTPVVEVTFNLTNEKPEVPETPNTPDTPQSHEETKVSNAPKTGDSTNIWLPILLLVISTGGMAGLYISRKRKTK, from the coding sequence ATGAAGAAAAAAGGTAATTTTAGAAAAGTAGTATCTGGCTTGCTGGCAGGCATGACAATGCTTAGTACAGTGCTATCTCCGATGACGGCATATGCAGCGGAGATCCAGCCAGAGGAGAAACCTCCACTTTATGAGGAAGTGAAAGACCTTCTGGATGAAGATGAGGTGGTGACTGCCAAAGATTATGAAATCGAAACAGGCAGTGTATTTAATGTGAAATCAGATTATACCGGACTGGAAATCAAGGATGATAACAAGGTTAAAGTCACATTTGAGGAAGCAAAGAATGATAAGAATGAGGATTTTACGACAGATCATGCGGACACTTACAAAGCGGTCTATTATGTGGAACCGGTAAATCAGGAGCATCCGAAGTACCAGATCAGCCGAAAGCTGATTGTGCGTGAGAAAGAAACAGAAGTGCAGACAGAAACTGCAGGGAGTGAAGCAGTAACCGAATCAGAAACAGCTGGCAGTGAACAGCAGACAGAGGAAACGGAGAATTCAGAAGCAGACTCGGAATTGCTTCCAACAGAGGAAGTGACGGAAAGCGAGATAGAAGAATTTGATTCTCAGGCAAGCGAACTATTACCGGATATGGAAGAAGATACTGAAAATACAACGGATTCGGAAACAGGTCTTACAGTATCGGATGCAATGGAGCAGGCGGAAGAGGAAGGAATTGATTTATACGCCATGGAAGCTGGTGAAACAGTCACTTTTATGGCAAAGACAAGTGCAAGAAGTGTACAGAAAGTATCTGTTACAAGAGGAACTCTGTATCGTTATGCGGATTATGGTTATGGTTCTTATCTTACCTATCAGTATACGGTTCAGTTTGGAAATGTATCTGCGACTGCTTACTGTGTACAGCCATCAAAACCGGGACCAGGAACAGGTAATTACACGATTAGTAAAGTCGGAGATGGAAAAACATTAGCTAAGGTATGTTATTACGGAACCAAGGCAGCAGGAGATGAAGGATTCTTTACAGAAGAGAATGGTTATGGAAATCTTAGTGCTGGAGCAAAATTCATTCTTGTTCATCTGGCGGCTTCTTATGCTAATGGAAGTGGCGACGCTTTTTCCGGAGCGAATAGTACAGCCAAGAATTTAGCAATGAAATTGTATAATTATTGTGTTTCACAGCCAGAAATACCGGATGTAGCAATGTCATTTTCTGATGGAGATGTAAAAGCTTATGTGGATGGCAATTCACAGAGAACCAAAGATATTACATTCAAAGCAGATAAGCTACAGACAATTACGATGAAGCTTCCGTCTGGTGTGAAACTTCATAATCTAAGCACAGGCACAACAAGTAAAGCTGGTGCAAGTGTAGAAATTTGCGGAGGAACAAAGTTTTATCTTTCTGCACCACTGACACAGGTGAGTGACGTGGCACAGAGCTGGTCTTCTACAATGAAGGGAAGTATTACAAAAGATTACTCTGCTTATAAAATCACCACCGGATCTGACACGCAGGATCTTGCGTTGGTATTTGGTGAAGGTGTGACAGATGAAAAATATATTGATTTCAAAGTGTCTTGGATTGAACAGGCTACGATCGAAATCGTAAAGAAAGACGATACAGCGGATGTCAATCTTGCAGGTGCAGTATTCGGTGTATACAGCGATGAGGCATGTACAAAGCTGATCACTCAGATGCCGGCAACAGATAAGAATGGAAAATCCTCTGTTACGATCATCAAGACACAGGATACCGTTTATCTGAAAGAGATCACAGCGCCACAGGGATATGTAGTAAATGCAACGGCAACAAATGTGAAACTGGTAGCAAGTAAGACCTCGGCTGTGACCGTGGAAAACAAGGAGCAGCTGGCAGAGCTTACCATTTACAAAGAAGGTCAGGTTCTTATCGGTGCAGAAGTCAGTGAGAGTGGAACCGTATTCCAGTATGAGAACCGCAGACAGAAAAATGCAGTATATAACGTGTATGCCGGAGCGGATATCGTAACTGCTTATGGCACAAAAGTGTACAGCAAAGGTGACTTGGTAAAAGAAAATCTGACAACAGGTGAGAATGGTTCTGTCACACTGAAAAACCTGCATCTTGGAACCTATGTGGTAAAAGAAGCAAAAGCACCGGACAATTTCTATAACGGCAGCGAAGAAAAGCCAGTGACTCTGACCTATGCCGGACAGAATAAAGAAGTTGTATTTGCAGATGTGACTTTTAACAACGAGAGACAGAAAGCAGATGTTTCCGTAGTAAAACAGGATAAAGACATCAAGAAACCACTGAATGGCGGTATTTTTGCTCTGTATGCATCCGATGATATTAGAAATGCAGACGGAACCGTTGTTGTGAAAAAAGGAACACTGATTGAGAAAGCAACTACTGGAGCAGATGGGAATGCAAAATTCACAGCGGATCTTCCGATTGGATATTCCTATTTTGTAAAAGAAGATCAGGCACCGGAAGGCTATGTAAGAAATACAGAAGATGTGTATACGTTCAAGTTTTCTTACACCAATGATAAAGAAGCAACCGTATCATTTGCCCATACCTTCAGCAATGACCGTGTGACAGCAAAGATCAATTTATTCAAAGTTGATAAAGAAACAGGAAAAGCAGTACCGCAGGGAGATGCCACACTGAAAGGTGCAGTTTATGGTCTGTATGCCCGTGAAGATATCGTGCATCCGGACGGAGCAACTGGAACTATTTATAAAGCAGGAGAACAGGTAGCTTCTCTTACAACAGATGACAAAGGACAGGCTTCTGTAAATGGCTTGTATCTTGGCAAATATTATATCAAAGAGATTACACCTCCGACCGGATACCTGGCAGATACAGAAGAGCATGATCTTACGTGCAGTTATGAAGGAGATATGACATCAGAAGTAAAAAGAGAGTGCACTTCCAGTGAGCAGGTCATCAAGCAGCCATTCCAGATCATTAAAGCAGCCAACAATGGAAAGACCGATGCAGATCTGTTATCCGGAGCTGGATTTACAGTTTATCTGAAATCTTCCCTTACAAAGAAAGCAGATGGAAGTTATGATTTTGATTCTGCAAAACCAGTAGTGAGTGGAGAAAATGGAGCAACTGAGATTTTCACAGATGAAAAAGGGTATGCCTGCAGTATTCCATTACCATTTGGAAGCTATATCGTGCGTGAGACAACAACACCGCACAACTACAAGCCAGTCGATGATTTTGAAGTGAATATCACAGAGCATCATCCAAATGAGCCACAGATCTGGCGAGTGCTTCTGGATGAAGAGTTTAAGGCAAAACTGAAAATCGTGAAAAAAGACGATGAAACAAAGAAATCCGTCCTGATTGCAGGAACAGAATTTAAAGTGTACGACTTGGACAACAAGAAGTATGTGGAACAGGTAACAACTTACCCAGTGACAACAACCCATAAGTCCTATTTTACGGACAGCCAGGGATATCTGATCATGCCGAAGAATCTGAAGATCGGACATTACCGCATTGAGGAAGTCAACGCACCGGAAGGGTACACAATCAACAAGAACTATGTAGAGATTGCGGTGGATGCAAACACAGCATACCAGATGGATTCTGAGAGCGGAGATGCCATTATTACGGTAGATTACGAGAACCATCCGGTAAAAGGAAAGCTGACGATCTATAAAAAAGGTGAAATGCTGACCGGATTCAAAAAGGATTTTGTTTATGAAGAAAGATACCTGAAGGGTGCGGAATTTAATGTCTATGCAGCTGAAAATATCTATACACCGGATTATCAGAAAGATGAAAACGGAAACAGACAGCTGATCTATGCAAAAGATGCACTGGTAACAACGGTAAAGACTGGAGAAAACGGAAAAGCAGTTGCAGAGAATCTGCCGCTTGGTTCTTACTATGTAGTAGAAAAGACTGCACCGGAAGGATTCGTACTGAACCATGACAGATCAGAAGTCGCATTTGTCTATGCCAATCAGGATACACCTGTGATCGAACAGGAAGTGACTGTTGGCGATGACCGACAGAAAGTTACAATCCAGGTAGAAAAACAGGATGCAGAAAATGGTGCAACCGTAGCTGGAGCTGTCTTTGGTATCTTTAACAAAGCGGATATTAAGGCGGATGGAAAAGTGATCGTGAAAGCAGACACACTCTTACAGGAAATGACTTCTGATAACGATGGACTTGCAGCATGTACGCTGGATCTGCCACTTGGACAGTATTATGTGAAGGAGTTAAAAGCACCGGCGGGATTTGTATCCTCTGATGAAGTTCTGAATCTGGATGCTTCTTACCAGGGACAGGATGTGAAGACAGTAAAACTGAAAACTGTGAAAAAGAACCAGCTGACAACAGTAGAAATCACGAAATCTGATGTAACAACAGGTGTGGAGCTGGATGGGGCAAAACTCACCGTTCTTGATAAAGAAGGAAATGTTGTGGATCAGTGGACGTCTGTAAAAGATCAGCCACATGTGATCAAACGCCTGACAGTTGGAGAGGAATACACTCTTCGTGAGGAAATGGCACCTTATGGATATCTGAAAGCAACGGATGTGAAGTTCACTCTGGAAGATACCGCAGAGATTCAGAAAGTAGAGATGAAAGATGAAGTACCGACAGGACTTCTGATCATCAACAAAAATGGAGAGTTTTTGGATAAGGTAACACTTTTGGATCATGTAAAAGGTACCGTGGAGCATCTTTTTGAGTATGTAACCGGAAGCCTTACAGATGTGACGTTCGATGTATTTGCTGCGGAAGATATCAAAGCGGCAGATGGTGTCAGTGAAGATTATTTCAAAACCGATGAAAAAGTGGGAACCATTACCACAGATTCCAATGGTATTGCACAGATGGGAGATCTCCCGGCTGGAAAATACTATGTGAAGGAAGTAAAAACAGCCCATGGTTATGTGCTGGACAAAGAGCCGAGATATGTTGACCTTTCCTACCGTGATCAGGACACACCAGTCATCACTTATGATGAGAAATGGCAGAATGCCCGTCAGAAAGTAAAGGTTACGGTTCTGAAGAAAGAAAAAGATACAGAACGTGTCCTTGCAGGTGGTGTCTTCGGTCTTTATACCAGTGAAAATATCAAAAATGCAAAGGGCGAGGTACTCCTTGAGAAAGACAGTCTGATTGAGCAGCGAGTAACGGATGAAAAAGGACAGATTACTTTTACGGCAGATCTTCCAGTAGATGGAAAATACTATGTGAAAGAAATCTTTGCGCCGGACGGATTTATTACAACAGATGAAGTACAGGAATTTACCTTTGAATATGCCGGAGAAGACCAGGCAGAAGTAAGCTACGACTTTATTTTTGAGAATCAGCCAACTACAGTGGAGCTGACCAAAACAGACCTGACAACAGGAAAAGAACTTCCAGGTGCACACCTGAAAGTAACGGATTCAGATGGCAATACAGTAGATGAATGGACTTCTACGGAAGAATCCCATGTGATCAAAGAACTGGTTGTTGGTAAGGAGTACACCATGACAGAGACAAAACCAGCAGATGGATATGTCACTGCAGAAAGTATTACTTTCACAGTAGAGAATACAGCAGAGGTTCAGAAGCATGAGATGAAAGATGATGTGACAAAAGTGCAGATCAGTAAGACGGATATCACAGGAGAAACGGAGATTCCAGGTGCAAAACTGACGGTTCTTGACAAAGACGATCAGGTAGTAGAGAGCTGGACTTCCACAGAGGAAGCACACTATATCGAAAAACTTCCAATCGGTAAATATACCTTACGTGAAGAGCAGGCACCGAAAGGATATCTTCTGACATCTGATGTAACATTTGAGGTGAAGGATACCGGAGAAATTCAGAAAGTAGCTATGAAAGATGATACTGCCAAGGGAAAAGTGATTCTCAATAAGGCAGATAAATCGTCAGGAGAACCGCTGAAAGGGGTAGAATTTGAACTCCGTGACAGCAAAGGAAAGGTTCTGGAAACCTTAAAGACAGATGCTGCCGGTCATGCAGAAAGTAAGCTGTATGAGATTGCCACATTTAAGAACGGCAAATATGATACCGCTATCAAGTATTATCTGGTGGAAACAAAGACACTGGACGGATACACGCTGGATCAGACCAAGCATGAAGTGACATTTGCTTATGCAGATGACAGTACACCGGTTGTAGAAGTTACCTTTAATCTGACAAATGAGAAACCGGAAGTTCCGGAAACACCGAACACACCGGATACACCACAGTCCCATGAAGAGACGAAGGTATCAAATGCACCGAAAACAGGTGACAGCACGAATATCTGGCTGCCGATCCTGCTTCTTGTGATCTCCACAGGAGGTATGGCAGGACTTTATATCAGTAGAAAAAGGAAAACCAAATAA